The Sagittula sp. P11 genome window below encodes:
- a CDS encoding ABC transporter ATP-binding protein, whose amino-acid sequence MQRAFTNFIHRAGNQITPDAPVGDAPPTTLRAFMGWTLAGGWRVIWLGVMVSVLAGIIEVVSMKLLGSVVDAVSTTPPDQFLSLHLGLALACVAVFLVARPLLFGGLALTQSVMIGPNIFVQVMARTFRWTLGQSVTYFDNDFAGRLAQKKNQVANSMTEIVVETVNAVTFGLSTVISTGFLVGGISLWMVAALAGWFVAYALFLKVMLPVVRGRAAARAEARSMVTGQVVDSITNIKTVKLFAGDSHEDGKALNSMESLRQTWLRFGEAQTLFRLGLIFIAGFLPVLLVGLSVALMGNGVTPGDVAAVGALSIRLSQMTGWISYTLMVISSHIGEVEDGMRTLAPAQRIEDTPDAMPLHVSQGEVHFDHVSFAYGRREGGVQDVDITIAPGEKVGIVGASGAGKSTLMSLILRLYDTEEGAVLIDGQNVAKVTQQSLRRQIGMVTQETAMFNRTALDNIRYGRPDATEEEVIAAAEKAEAHEFILALRDHKGRQGYGAFLGERGVKLSGGQRQRIALARAILKDAPILILDEATSALDSEVEASIQEALDRVMEGKTVMAIAHRLSTISSMDRIIVLDQGRIAEQGSHDELLEQNGLYARFWERQSGGFIGSGTQEAAE is encoded by the coding sequence ATGCAACGCGCGTTCACCAACTTCATCCACCGCGCCGGCAACCAGATCACCCCCGACGCCCCCGTCGGGGACGCGCCGCCGACGACGCTGCGCGCCTTCATGGGCTGGACGCTGGCCGGTGGCTGGCGGGTGATCTGGCTCGGCGTGATGGTCTCTGTTCTCGCCGGCATCATCGAGGTGGTGTCGATGAAGCTGCTCGGCTCCGTGGTGGACGCGGTGTCGACCACGCCGCCCGACCAGTTCCTGTCGCTGCACCTCGGGCTGGCGCTGGCCTGCGTCGCGGTCTTCCTCGTGGCGCGTCCGCTGCTGTTCGGCGGCCTTGCCCTGACCCAGTCGGTGATGATCGGCCCGAACATCTTCGTGCAGGTCATGGCGCGCACCTTCCGCTGGACGCTGGGCCAGTCCGTCACCTACTTCGACAACGACTTTGCCGGGCGGCTGGCGCAGAAGAAGAACCAGGTCGCCAACTCCATGACGGAAATCGTGGTGGAAACGGTGAACGCCGTGACCTTCGGCCTGTCGACCGTGATTTCCACCGGCTTCCTCGTCGGCGGCATCAGCCTTTGGATGGTTGCCGCGCTGGCGGGCTGGTTCGTGGCCTACGCGCTGTTCCTGAAGGTCATGCTGCCGGTCGTGCGCGGGCGCGCCGCCGCGCGGGCCGAGGCACGCTCCATGGTCACCGGGCAGGTCGTCGACTCGATCACCAACATCAAGACGGTAAAGCTGTTCGCCGGGGACAGCCACGAGGACGGCAAGGCGCTGAACTCCATGGAATCGCTGCGCCAGACCTGGCTGCGGTTCGGTGAGGCGCAGACCCTCTTCCGCCTCGGGCTGATCTTCATCGCCGGGTTCCTGCCGGTGCTGCTGGTCGGCCTGTCGGTCGCGCTGATGGGCAACGGCGTGACGCCGGGTGACGTGGCCGCCGTGGGCGCGCTGTCGATCCGGCTCAGCCAGATGACCGGCTGGATCAGCTACACGCTCATGGTGATCTCGTCGCACATCGGCGAGGTGGAGGACGGCATGCGCACGCTCGCCCCCGCCCAGCGGATCGAAGACACGCCCGACGCCATGCCGCTGCACGTGTCGCAGGGCGAGGTGCATTTCGACCACGTCAGCTTTGCATACGGGCGGCGCGAGGGCGGCGTTCAGGATGTCGACATCACCATCGCCCCGGGCGAGAAGGTCGGCATCGTCGGGGCCTCCGGTGCGGGGAAATCGACCCTGATGTCGCTGATCCTGCGTCTCTACGACACCGAGGAAGGCGCCGTCCTGATCGACGGCCAGAACGTCGCGAAGGTCACGCAGCAAAGCTTGCGCCGCCAGATCGGCATGGTCACGCAGGAAACCGCCATGTTCAACCGCACGGCGCTGGACAACATCCGCTACGGCCGCCCCGACGCGACGGAGGAAGAGGTCATCGCCGCCGCCGAGAAGGCCGAGGCGCATGAGTTCATCCTTGCGCTGCGCGACCACAAGGGACGGCAGGGCTACGGCGCCTTCCTGGGTGAACGCGGCGTGAAGCTGTCGGGCGGCCAGCGGCAACGCATCGCTCTGGCCCGCGCGATCCTGAAGGACGCGCCGATCCTCATCCTCGACGAGGCGACGTCGGCCCTCGATTCCGAGGTCGAAGCCTCCATCCAGGAGGCGCTGGACCGCGTGATGGAGGGCAAGACCGTCATGGCCATCGCCCACCGCCTGTCCACGATCTCCAGCATGGACCGCATCATCGTGCTGGATCAGGGTCGCATTGCCGAGCAGGGCAGCCACGACGAGCTGCTGGAGCAGAACGGCCTTTACGCCCGGTTCTGGGAACGCCAGTCCGGCGGGTTCATCGGCAGCGGCACGCAGGAGGCCGCCGAATGA
- a CDS encoding ABC transporter ATP-binding protein has product MFRFFENLVDPYCDYPQTDRPPTRLWPFLWDYAQPFKRIFVWATLLSCLTAFVEIALIWVMGWVVDVLSGDPAQVWAEHGTTLILLALFILFVRPALQMLDVLVLNNGIMPNFGTLIRWRSHAHVLRQSVGWFENDFAGRISNRIMQTPPAAGEVVFQVFDAVSFSMAYVIGAMVLLGDSDPRLMVPLVLWLGLYALLMRWTIHRVGPASKAASDARSLVTGRVVDAYTNIHSVKMFAHHDRELAYAKEAIDTTRETFQREMRLYTIMDVSLVALNGLLIVGVVGWAVALWMQGSATAGAVAAATALTLRLNAMTGWIMWALTTLFRQLGVVAEGMETIAQPIDLTDVPGAKPLQLTEGRIEVQELSHHYGRGAGGLDRISLTIRPGEKVGLVGRSGAGKSTLVKLLLRFYDTESGTIRIDGQDISQVTQDSLRLNIGMVQQDSSLLHRSVRDNILYGRPDATEEEVIAAAKQAQAHDFILDLQDPNGLTGYDAHVGERGVKLSGGQRQRVTLARVILKDAPILILDEATSALDSEVEAAIQDTLYGMMEGKTVIAIAHRLSTIARMDRILVIEDGHIVEDGTHDALLAGGGLYASFWARQSGGFLDLDTDEKAAE; this is encoded by the coding sequence ATGTTCCGCTTCTTTGAAAACCTTGTCGATCCGTACTGCGACTACCCCCAAACCGACCGCCCGCCGACCCGCCTCTGGCCGTTCCTCTGGGATTACGCCCAGCCGTTCAAACGCATCTTCGTCTGGGCGACGCTGCTCTCCTGCCTGACTGCCTTCGTCGAGATCGCGCTGATCTGGGTGATGGGATGGGTGGTCGACGTGCTGTCCGGCGATCCCGCGCAGGTCTGGGCCGAACACGGCACCACGCTGATCCTGCTGGCGCTGTTCATCCTCTTCGTCCGGCCCGCGCTGCAGATGCTGGACGTGCTGGTGTTGAACAACGGCATCATGCCCAACTTCGGCACGCTGATCCGCTGGCGGTCGCACGCGCATGTCCTGCGCCAGTCCGTCGGCTGGTTCGAGAACGACTTTGCCGGGCGCATCTCCAACCGGATCATGCAGACCCCGCCCGCCGCGGGCGAGGTCGTCTTCCAGGTGTTCGATGCCGTGTCCTTCTCGATGGCGTACGTCATCGGCGCCATGGTCCTGCTGGGCGACAGCGACCCGCGTCTGATGGTGCCGCTGGTGCTGTGGCTGGGGCTCTACGCCCTGCTGATGCGCTGGACAATCCACCGGGTCGGCCCCGCGTCCAAGGCCGCCTCCGACGCGCGCAGCCTTGTCACGGGCCGGGTGGTGGACGCCTACACCAACATCCACTCCGTCAAGATGTTCGCCCATCACGACCGCGAACTGGCCTATGCCAAGGAAGCCATCGACACCACGCGCGAGACGTTCCAGCGCGAAATGCGTCTCTATACCATCATGGATGTGTCCCTCGTGGCGCTGAACGGCCTTTTGATCGTCGGTGTCGTCGGCTGGGCCGTGGCGCTCTGGATGCAGGGCTCGGCCACCGCGGGCGCGGTGGCGGCTGCGACCGCGCTGACCCTCCGGCTGAACGCCATGACCGGCTGGATCATGTGGGCGCTGACCACGCTCTTCCGCCAGCTCGGCGTCGTGGCGGAGGGGATGGAGACCATCGCACAGCCCATCGACCTGACCGATGTGCCGGGCGCCAAGCCGCTGCAACTGACCGAAGGCCGGATCGAGGTGCAGGAGCTGTCGCACCACTACGGCCGCGGGGCAGGCGGACTCGACCGGATTTCCCTGACGATCCGTCCGGGGGAAAAGGTCGGTCTTGTCGGGCGTTCCGGCGCGGGCAAGTCGACGCTGGTGAAGCTGCTGCTGCGGTTCTACGACACCGAGAGCGGCACGATCCGCATCGACGGGCAGGACATCTCTCAGGTGACGCAGGACAGCCTGCGGCTCAACATCGGCATGGTTCAGCAGGATTCGAGCCTGTTGCACCGCTCCGTTCGCGACAACATCCTCTACGGCCGCCCCGACGCGACCGAAGAGGAGGTGATCGCCGCGGCAAAGCAGGCGCAGGCGCATGACTTCATCCTCGACCTGCAGGATCCGAACGGTCTGACCGGCTATGACGCCCATGTGGGCGAGCGTGGCGTGAAGCTGTCCGGCGGCCAGCGCCAGCGGGTGACCCTTGCCCGAGTGATCCTGAAGGACGCGCCGATCCTGATCCTGGACGAGGCGACCTCCGCCCTCGATTCCGAGGTCGAGGCGGCCATTCAGGACACGCTCTACGGCATGATGGAGGGCAAGACGGTGATCGCCATCGCGCACCGCCTGTCCACCATCGCGCGAATGGATCGAATCCTCGTGATCGAAGACGGTCACATCGTCGAGGACGGCACCCATGACGCGCTTTTGGCGGGGGGCGGTCTATATGCCTCCTTCTGGGCCCGGCAAAGCGGCGGGTTCCTCGATCTCGATACCGACGAAAAGGCAGCAGAGTGA
- a CDS encoding CCA tRNA nucleotidyltransferase, with product MTRVTGDWLTAPGAQAVLKMLEDGGHRAYAVGGCVRNALLGEPVADVDISTDARPERVIELAKAAGLRAVPTGIDHGTVTVVANGTGFEVTTFRADVETDGRRAVVRFADDVAEDAVRRDFTMNALYADRHGQITDPLGGLPDIEARHLRFIEDADRRIREDYLRILRFFRFYAWYGDPQTGMDADALAAIAANLDGLEHLSRERVGQELLKLFAAPDPFAAVAVMARTGVLNTVLPGATETPLGPLLEHESTLNLPPDPLRRLAAIGVIDGGALRFSKAQKKRLEQYQTLISDPMPLPEVAYRHGADMARDVLVLRAVTFGAPLDTSALSSIEKAAKARFPVAARDLKDRYEGPALGEALRQLESDWIASGFTLDKATLLDRSRNA from the coding sequence GTGACCCGCGTCACCGGCGATTGGCTGACCGCGCCGGGCGCGCAGGCCGTGCTGAAGATGCTGGAGGATGGCGGTCATCGCGCCTATGCCGTGGGGGGCTGTGTCCGCAACGCGCTGCTCGGCGAACCCGTCGCGGACGTCGACATCTCCACCGACGCGCGTCCCGAACGGGTGATCGAGCTGGCGAAGGCGGCGGGCCTCAGGGCCGTTCCCACCGGCATCGACCATGGCACCGTGACGGTCGTCGCCAACGGCACGGGTTTCGAAGTCACCACCTTTCGCGCCGATGTAGAGACGGATGGCCGCCGCGCCGTGGTCCGTTTCGCCGATGACGTGGCCGAGGATGCGGTGCGCCGCGACTTCACCATGAACGCGCTCTACGCCGACCGGCACGGGCAGATCACCGATCCCCTCGGCGGCCTGCCCGACATCGAGGCGCGGCACCTGCGCTTCATCGAGGACGCCGACCGGCGGATTCGCGAGGACTATCTCCGCATCCTGCGATTCTTCCGGTTCTATGCCTGGTACGGCGACCCGCAGACCGGGATGGACGCCGATGCGCTGGCCGCCATTGCCGCCAATCTCGATGGTCTGGAACACCTGTCGCGCGAACGGGTCGGGCAGGAATTGCTGAAGCTCTTCGCTGCCCCCGACCCTTTCGCCGCGGTCGCCGTCATGGCGCGCACCGGCGTCCTGAACACCGTCCTTCCCGGCGCCACCGAGACCCCTCTCGGCCCGCTTCTCGAACACGAATCCACGCTGAACCTGCCGCCGGACCCGCTGCGCCGGCTGGCGGCCATTGGCGTTATCGACGGCGGGGCGCTGCGGTTCTCCAAGGCCCAGAAGAAGCGTCTTGAGCAATATCAGACCCTGATATCCGACCCTATGCCCCTGCCCGAGGTCGCCTATCGCCATGGTGCAGACATGGCGCGCGACGTGCTTGTCCTGCGGGCCGTGACCTTCGGCGCACCGCTCGACACCTCCGCCCTGAGCTCCATCGAGAAGGCCGCGAAAGCCCGGTTCCCGGTCGCCGCCAGGGACCTCAAGGACCGCTACGAGGGACCCGCACTGGGCGAGGCGCTCCGGCAGCTCGAATCCGACTGGATCGCCTCCGGTTTCACGCTCGACAAGGCTACTCTTCTCGACCGCTCCAGAAATGCGTGA
- a CDS encoding CoA pyrophosphatase has translation MTTRDQADALRRALGVPAGQSSDFDLNPRIALPPERKLRPAGVLAAFLDTPQGLQLLLTKRSSRLKHHPGQIAFPGGKVDPGDADEVAAALREAHEEVGLDPSNVEVLGTLPAHETVTGFLVTPVLALIRAPFTLVPEPGEVEEAFYVPFDHITDPARYSVQWRRWRGERRLYYTAPYGPYYIWGATARMLRGLAERVQA, from the coding sequence ATGACAACGCGTGACCAGGCCGATGCCCTGCGCCGGGCGCTGGGCGTCCCGGCCGGGCAGTCGTCGGATTTCGACCTGAACCCCAGAATCGCGCTGCCTCCGGAGCGCAAGCTGCGCCCCGCGGGCGTTCTTGCGGCCTTCCTCGACACGCCGCAGGGCCTGCAACTGCTGCTGACCAAGCGCTCCAGCCGGTTGAAACACCATCCCGGCCAGATTGCCTTTCCCGGCGGCAAGGTCGATCCGGGCGACGCGGACGAGGTCGCCGCCGCGCTGCGGGAAGCGCATGAAGAGGTCGGCCTCGACCCCTCCAACGTCGAGGTGCTGGGCACCCTGCCCGCGCATGAGACCGTGACCGGCTTCCTCGTGACGCCGGTGCTGGCACTGATCCGCGCCCCCTTCACGCTGGTGCCGGAACCCGGCGAGGTCGAAGAGGCGTTCTACGTCCCCTTCGACCACATCACCGACCCGGCCCGCTACAGCGTGCAATGGCGACGCTGGCGGGGGGAAAGGCGTCTCTATTACACCGCACCTTATGGTCCCTATTACATCTGGGGCGCCACCGCGCGGATGCTGCGCGGCCTGGCGGAGCGGGTGCAGGCGTGA
- a CDS encoding Hsp33 family molecular chaperone HslO, with translation MSFGDKIVWDDTVLPFQLDRSDMRGRVARLDGVLSGVLKQHDYPAPVEALVAEMALLTALIGQTIKLRWKLSLQVQTNGPVRMIATDYYGPDKEGHPARIRAYASFDRDRITDATPFQQLGAGYFAILIDQGEGMQPYQGITPVAGNSLSDCAAAYFAQSEQLPTTFALTFGRSKEPGQEEHWRAGGLMLQHMPKASPFAAQDGGSGEEGLLQADDLVSGDEQEHWNRVNAHLQTLEEFELIGPSVPPTDLLVRLFHEERPRVYDSQPVRFGCTCSEDRVRQSLSIYSAKDISRMTTDDGLVTADCQFCGAHYELDPKTVGFEADDNA, from the coding sequence ATGAGCTTCGGTGACAAGATCGTCTGGGACGATACCGTCCTTCCCTTTCAGCTTGATCGCAGCGACATGCGTGGCCGCGTGGCGCGTCTCGACGGCGTTCTGTCGGGCGTGCTGAAGCAGCACGACTATCCCGCCCCGGTCGAGGCCCTGGTGGCCGAGATGGCGCTGCTGACCGCGCTGATCGGCCAGACAATCAAGCTGCGCTGGAAGCTGTCGCTCCAGGTTCAGACAAACGGCCCGGTGCGGATGATCGCAACGGATTACTACGGCCCCGACAAGGAAGGCCACCCGGCGCGCATCCGGGCCTACGCCAGCTTCGACCGCGACCGCATCACCGATGCGACGCCGTTCCAGCAGCTTGGCGCGGGCTACTTCGCGATCCTGATCGACCAGGGCGAGGGCATGCAGCCGTACCAGGGCATCACCCCGGTCGCGGGCAACAGCCTGTCGGATTGCGCCGCCGCCTACTTCGCCCAGTCGGAACAGTTGCCGACGACCTTCGCGCTGACCTTCGGCCGCTCGAAGGAGCCGGGGCAGGAAGAGCACTGGCGCGCCGGCGGCCTCATGCTGCAGCACATGCCGAAGGCGTCGCCCTTCGCGGCGCAGGACGGCGGGTCCGGCGAAGAAGGCCTGTTGCAGGCTGACGACCTCGTGTCGGGCGACGAGCAGGAGCACTGGAACCGGGTGAACGCCCACCTCCAGACTCTGGAAGAGTTCGAGCTGATCGGCCCCTCCGTGCCGCCAACCGACCTGCTTGTGCGCCTGTTCCACGAAGAGCGGCCGCGCGTCTACGACAGCCAGCCGGTACGCTTCGGCTGCACCTGCTCCGAAGACCGTGTGCGCCAGTCTCTGTCGATCTACTCCGCGAAGGATATCTCGCGGATGACCACTGACGATGGTCTCGTGACCGCCGACTGCCAGTTCTGCGGGGCGCATTACGAGCTCGACCCGAAGACGGTGGGGTTCGAGGCGGATGACAACGCGTGA
- a CDS encoding NUDIX domain-containing protein: MMRRYGDSPKAGQSYTFRPGVYVILPRAGKLLLTHQSTPYPEFQLPGGGVDPGEHPLTALHREVFEETGWRIAEARRLGAFRRFTWMPEYEIWAEKLCVIYTARPVFALGDPTEPGHTAHWVPTDVAAQVLGNPGERDLVTRHIL; this comes from the coding sequence ATCATGCGCAGATACGGGGACAGTCCGAAGGCCGGGCAAAGCTACACCTTCCGCCCCGGCGTTTACGTCATCCTGCCGCGCGCCGGGAAACTGCTTCTGACGCACCAGTCGACCCCTTACCCGGAGTTCCAGCTGCCCGGCGGCGGTGTCGATCCGGGTGAGCATCCGCTGACCGCGCTGCACCGCGAGGTCTTCGAGGAGACGGGATGGCGAATCGCGGAGGCGAGGCGGCTGGGCGCGTTCCGGCGTTTCACCTGGATGCCGGAGTACGAGATCTGGGCCGAGAAGCTCTGCGTCATCTACACCGCACGGCCGGTCTTTGCGTTGGGCGATCCGACGGAACCGGGACACACCGCGCATTGGGTTCCGACCGATGTGGCGGCGCAGGTTCTGGGCAACCCCGGGGAGCGGGACCTGGTGACGCGACACATCCTGTAG
- a CDS encoding PP2C family protein-serine/threonine phosphatase, with protein MHAEEFLKSPVLTGSIRRVLVVDDSQLQLKIVGLVLARWGFEVLTATSGPEALRICAETPPDLVLSDWMMPGMDGLELCRRFRALDRETYGYFILLTSKSEKGDVAQGLDAGADDFLTKPVDNHELRARINAGERLLAMQRELSVKNQHLSVALEELREIHKAIDNDLRQARTIQQSLVPERVAEIGTSRVSLLLHPCSHVGGDLVGMFRPGGDRLGLYSIDVSGHGITSAMVTARVAGYLSSTFPEQNLALRAMPGNRFAMREPAETARLLNQRLAADPGVEEYLTLAYVAADLRTGHMRLVQAGHSPALLLRADGQIEWIGDGGLPIGLVEDVSYDQHRFRMASGDMLLLYSDGFTEAVMKDGTMLGEDGLARLFRESAANGSGPDLMEDMFWRLTSEMENSDKLGDDVSAALLEFDVL; from the coding sequence TTGCACGCCGAAGAATTTCTCAAATCGCCCGTCCTGACGGGATCGATCCGGCGCGTTCTGGTCGTTGACGACAGTCAGCTTCAGCTCAAGATCGTCGGCCTCGTTCTCGCGCGGTGGGGGTTCGAGGTGCTGACCGCCACCTCCGGCCCGGAGGCGCTGCGCATCTGCGCCGAAACGCCGCCCGACCTCGTGCTGTCCGACTGGATGATGCCCGGCATGGACGGACTGGAACTGTGCCGCAGGTTTCGCGCGCTCGACCGGGAGACATACGGCTACTTCATCCTCCTGACCTCGAAAAGCGAGAAAGGCGATGTGGCGCAGGGCCTCGACGCCGGCGCCGACGACTTCCTGACGAAGCCGGTGGACAACCATGAGCTCAGGGCGCGAATCAACGCGGGCGAACGGCTGCTTGCCATGCAGCGGGAACTGTCGGTCAAGAACCAGCACCTCTCCGTCGCGCTGGAGGAACTGCGCGAGATCCACAAGGCGATCGACAACGACCTCAGGCAGGCGCGCACGATCCAGCAGTCCCTTGTCCCCGAACGGGTCGCCGAAATCGGCACCTCCCGCGTCAGCCTGCTGCTGCATCCCTGCAGCCATGTCGGCGGCGACCTCGTGGGTATGTTCCGTCCCGGCGGCGACCGGCTTGGCCTCTACAGCATCGACGTTTCCGGCCATGGCATCACCTCTGCGATGGTGACGGCGCGGGTGGCGGGCTATCTCTCAAGTACCTTTCCCGAACAGAACCTTGCCTTGCGCGCCATGCCCGGCAACCGCTTTGCCATGCGCGAACCGGCGGAAACCGCGCGCCTGCTGAACCAGCGCCTCGCCGCCGATCCGGGGGTGGAGGAATACCTGACGCTGGCCTATGTCGCCGCCGACCTGCGCACCGGGCACATGCGGCTCGTTCAGGCGGGCCATTCCCCCGCGCTGCTCCTGCGCGCCGACGGGCAGATCGAATGGATCGGCGACGGCGGCCTGCCCATCGGTCTTGTCGAAGACGTCAGCTACGACCAGCACAGGTTCCGCATGGCCAGCGGCGACATGCTCCTGCTCTACTCCGACGGTTTCACCGAGGCGGTGATGAAAGACGGCACCATGCTGGGCGAGGACGGGCTCGCGCGGCTGTTCCGCGAAAGCGCCGCCAACGGCTCCGGCCCCGACCTGATGGAGGACATGTTCTGGCGCCTCACCAGCGAAATGGAGAATTCGGACAAGCTGGGCGACGACGTTTCTGCCGCGCTTCTGGAATTCGACGTGCTGTAG
- a CDS encoding Hpt domain-containing protein: MIDWTRVNELVDEIGTEDFGEVVELFLMEVDHAIGLLANGAGNPVVVEEQLHFLKGAALNLGFETMAQLCLKGEKAAAAGRPDVVSAEEVQAVYVTSRAQFERDLPKRLAA; the protein is encoded by the coding sequence ATGATCGACTGGACGCGCGTGAACGAACTCGTCGACGAGATCGGGACCGAGGATTTCGGCGAGGTGGTGGAGCTTTTCCTGATGGAGGTGGACCATGCCATCGGCCTGCTGGCGAACGGCGCCGGCAATCCCGTCGTGGTCGAGGAGCAGTTGCATTTCCTGAAGGGCGCGGCGCTGAACCTCGGGTTCGAGACGATGGCTCAGCTTTGTCTCAAGGGGGAAAAGGCCGCCGCCGCCGGACGCCCCGACGTAGTGTCCGCCGAAGAGGTGCAGGCGGTCTACGTCACCTCCCGCGCGCAGTTCGAACGCGATCTGCCGAAACGGCTGGCCGCCTGA
- the ilvA gene encoding threonine ammonia-lyase IlvA has product MTEFQDIARAAETAMREVFPATPLLRNDHLSERFGAEVLLKREDLSPVRSYKLRGALNAMRKRPEVELYVAASAGNHAQGVAYMCRHFGVRGVIFMPVTTPQQKIQKTRMFGGDHVEIRLIGDYFDDCLHAAQAFCRDTGGHFLSPFDDDDVIEGQASVAAEIEAQLGRAPDHIVIPVGGGGLAAGILSYFGTDTQYTFVEPAGGACLRAALQAGRPVALPKVDTFADGAAVAKIGERSFARLKGVGLANSLTIAEDRLCTTMLEMLNVEGVVLEPAGALSVDALKDLGQGISGRTVVCVTSGGNFDFERLPEVKERAQRYSGIKKYFILRLPQRPGALKDFLNLLGPEDDIARFEYLKKSARNFGSVLIGIETNAPESFDRLFGQLDANGFNYKDITDDEILAQFLI; this is encoded by the coding sequence ATGACCGAGTTCCAGGATATTGCCCGCGCCGCCGAGACGGCCATGCGCGAGGTCTTCCCCGCGACGCCGCTTCTGCGCAACGATCACCTGTCCGAACGCTTCGGCGCAGAGGTGTTGCTGAAGCGCGAGGACCTGTCGCCCGTGCGCTCCTACAAGCTGCGCGGCGCGCTGAACGCCATGCGCAAGCGCCCGGAGGTGGAGCTTTATGTTGCCGCCTCTGCGGGCAACCACGCGCAGGGTGTCGCCTACATGTGCCGCCATTTCGGGGTGCGGGGTGTGATCTTCATGCCGGTGACGACGCCGCAGCAGAAGATCCAGAAGACCCGCATGTTCGGCGGCGACCATGTGGAGATTCGCCTGATCGGTGACTATTTCGATGACTGCCTTCACGCCGCGCAGGCCTTCTGCCGCGATACCGGCGGGCATTTCCTGTCGCCCTTCGACGACGACGACGTGATCGAGGGGCAGGCCTCCGTCGCGGCCGAGATCGAAGCCCAGCTTGGCCGCGCCCCCGATCACATCGTGATCCCGGTGGGCGGCGGCGGGCTGGCGGCGGGCATCCTGTCCTATTTCGGCACCGACACGCAGTACACCTTTGTCGAGCCCGCCGGCGGCGCCTGTCTGCGCGCGGCGCTGCAGGCGGGGCGGCCGGTGGCGCTGCCGAAGGTCGACACCTTCGCCGATGGCGCCGCAGTGGCGAAGATCGGCGAACGCAGCTTTGCCCGGCTGAAGGGCGTCGGGCTTGCCAACTCCCTGACCATCGCAGAGGACCGCCTCTGCACCACGATGCTGGAAATGCTGAATGTGGAGGGGGTCGTCCTTGAACCGGCGGGCGCGCTGTCCGTCGATGCGCTGAAGGACCTGGGCCAGGGGATCAGCGGGCGGACGGTGGTCTGCGTCACCTCCGGCGGCAACTTCGATTTCGAGCGCCTGCCCGAAGTGAAGGAACGTGCCCAGCGTTACTCCGGAATCAAGAAGTACTTCATCCTGCGCCTGCCGCAGCGCCCCGGCGCGTTGAAGGATTTCCTCAACTTGCTCGGTCCGGAAGACGACATCGCGCGTTTCGAGTACCTCAAGAAGTCCGCGCGCAACTTCGGCTCCGTCCTGATCGGGATCGAGACGAACGCGCCCGAAAGCTTCGACCGGCTGTTCGGCCAGCTCGACGCAAACGGCTTCAACTACAAGGACATCACCGACGACGAGATCCTGGCGCAGTTCCTGATCTGA